Proteins from one Halovivax limisalsi genomic window:
- a CDS encoding lipoate--protein ligase family protein: protein MTTVVVRGRAETVDADRATSRDLLDHARGGGRAVRVWTPHRQVAFGRRDANRPGYEAAREAARSHGFRPVDRPVGGRAVAYDGETTLAFARATPVDDLRTGIRDRYDDITADVADALENCGVVVEAGEPTDSFCPGTHSLRLPDGPKVAGMAQRVTADGALVAGILVVANRDALAAVLDDVYAALDVPLDPDSVGGVAASAEVGAAELRRELEAGLVGEGEPARVERAGE from the coding sequence GTGACGACAGTCGTCGTCCGGGGCCGGGCCGAGACCGTCGACGCCGACCGCGCGACGAGTCGCGACCTCCTCGACCACGCCCGCGGGGGCGGTCGGGCGGTGCGCGTCTGGACCCCGCACCGCCAGGTGGCGTTCGGCCGTCGCGACGCCAATCGGCCGGGGTACGAGGCGGCCCGGGAGGCCGCCAGGAGCCACGGATTTCGGCCGGTCGACCGTCCCGTGGGCGGTCGGGCGGTGGCGTACGACGGCGAGACGACCCTCGCGTTCGCCCGCGCCACCCCCGTCGACGACCTCCGGACGGGCATTCGGGATCGGTACGACGACATCACCGCCGACGTCGCCGACGCGCTGGAGAACTGCGGGGTGGTCGTCGAGGCGGGCGAGCCGACCGACTCCTTCTGTCCCGGGACGCACTCGCTCCGCCTCCCCGACGGCCCCAAAGTCGCCGGGATGGCCCAGCGAGTCACCGCCGACGGCGCGCTCGTCGCGGGGATCCTCGTCGTCGCAAATCGGGACGCCCTCGCCGCCGTCCTCGACGACGTCTACGCCGCCCTCGACGTCCCGCTCGACCCGGATTCGGTCGGTGGCGTGGCCGCGTCGGCCGAGGTCGGTGCGGCCGAGCTGCGGCGAGAACTGGAAGCGGGGCTCGTCGGTGAGGGGGAACCGGCTCGCGTCGAGCGGGCCGGCGAGTGA
- a CDS encoding PaaI family thioesterase, translated as MSDEYDAMRDTLQAHIDEHHEFLSWLGMAVEHVGEGTMTLSIPYDEKLTNTRPNGGQTDRRPDIHGGVAATMVDTVGGLVLRTKFDYPVQTGVATINLNVNYLRPATGDLSATADVIRVGSTVGVSEVAVESTTPDGETREVATGQGSYRIFRSD; from the coding sequence ATGAGCGACGAGTACGACGCGATGCGGGACACCCTGCAGGCGCACATCGACGAGCATCACGAGTTCCTCTCGTGGCTCGGAATGGCCGTCGAGCACGTCGGCGAGGGGACGATGACGCTCTCGATTCCGTACGACGAGAAACTGACCAACACCCGGCCGAACGGCGGGCAGACGGACCGCCGGCCCGACATTCACGGCGGCGTCGCCGCGACGATGGTCGACACCGTCGGCGGACTCGTCCTGCGGACGAAGTTCGACTACCCCGTCCAGACCGGCGTCGCCACGATCAACTTGAACGTCAACTACCTGCGACCCGCGACGGGCGATTTGTCGGCGACGGCGGACGTGATCCGCGTCGGCTCGACAGTCGGCGTCAGCGAGGTCGCCGTCGAGAGCACGACGCCCGACGGCGAGACGCGCGAGGTCGCGACCGGGCAGGGATCGTATCGCATTTTCCGGTCCGACTAG
- a CDS encoding tRNA (guanine(26)-N(2))-dimethyltransferase, which yields MRVSEGGVEIEVPGESTAGVEASVFYNPRQALNRDLTIAVLRAFRDEREPRAETYLDAMTASGIRGIRAATDGWTAYGCDLDEEAVSLARENAARTDVASSLTVVREDANAFMYGCGRDMDEALDVIDLDPYGTPMPYADAAFANARNLVCVTATDTAPLCGAHFRSGVRSYGAIPRNTDYHPEMGVRILLSALARSAARQDVGVTPIFTHASSHYVRTYLELDHRATAADAALEELGFLHHCEDCLYREADRGGASGADPGLIADPLERCPNCGGDRVLAAGPVWLGAYRDPAFVAAVRERIPDDFGTAERARSICDTVAAELDEPTHYDQHRLCKEWSLAANAMDDFLDSLRAAGHAATPAHYGGTTFKTDADVGDIEAVARETIG from the coding sequence ATGCGCGTCTCGGAAGGCGGCGTCGAGATCGAGGTTCCCGGCGAATCCACCGCGGGCGTGGAGGCGTCGGTGTTCTACAACCCGCGCCAGGCGCTCAATCGCGACCTCACGATCGCCGTCCTGCGGGCGTTTCGCGACGAGCGCGAACCGCGCGCCGAGACGTACCTCGACGCGATGACGGCCAGCGGAATACGCGGGATTCGAGCCGCGACCGACGGCTGGACGGCCTACGGCTGTGATCTCGACGAGGAAGCCGTCTCGCTCGCCCGGGAGAACGCCGCGCGAACCGACGTCGCGTCGAGCCTCACCGTCGTCCGCGAGGACGCGAACGCGTTCATGTACGGCTGCGGGCGCGACATGGACGAGGCGCTCGACGTGATCGATCTCGACCCCTACGGGACGCCGATGCCCTACGCGGACGCGGCGTTCGCGAACGCGCGCAACCTCGTCTGCGTCACCGCGACCGACACCGCGCCGCTGTGCGGCGCACACTTCCGGAGCGGCGTCCGCTCCTACGGCGCGATCCCGCGGAACACCGACTACCACCCGGAGATGGGCGTGCGTATCCTGCTCTCGGCGCTCGCGCGAAGCGCCGCGCGCCAGGACGTGGGCGTCACGCCCATCTTCACGCACGCGAGCAGTCACTACGTCCGCACGTACCTCGAACTCGACCACCGCGCGACGGCCGCCGACGCCGCCCTCGAGGAACTCGGCTTTCTCCATCATTGCGAGGATTGCCTGTATCGGGAGGCCGACCGCGGCGGGGCCTCCGGGGCCGATCCCGGACTGATCGCGGACCCGCTGGAGCGCTGCCCGAACTGCGGCGGCGATCGCGTGCTCGCGGCCGGCCCCGTCTGGCTCGGCGCCTACCGCGATCCCGCGTTCGTCGCGGCCGTGCGAGAGCGGATTCCTGACGACTTCGGGACCGCCGAGCGAGCCCGGTCGATCTGCGACACCGTCGCGGCGGAACTGGACGAGCCGACTCACTACGACCAGCACCGCCTCTGCAAGGAGTGGTCGCTGGCCGCCAACGCGATGGACGACTTCCTCGACTCGCTCCGCGCGGCGGGCCACGCGGCCACCCCGGCCCACTACGGCGGGACGACGTTCAAAACCGACGCCGACGTCGGCGACATTGAGGCGGTCGCCAGGGAGACGATCGGGTAG
- a CDS encoding winged helix-turn-helix domain-containing protein, with protein sequence MPSSSNDHAAKLTRLRDVAMTVRGPKNAREISEAADLSPNTARKYLDQLVEAGVLETIDAGRETRYAPDRKRQYLDQLRELIETYAKDDLANELDAIRGDVDDFRRTYDVETPDELRASVGADGVDAPDREQRIRDAEDWAYFEQRATMLQEAITLYDSLDAAGRDRPGVSV encoded by the coding sequence ATGCCCTCCAGCTCGAACGATCACGCAGCGAAACTCACTCGCCTCCGGGACGTCGCGATGACCGTCAGAGGGCCGAAAAATGCGCGAGAGATTTCCGAGGCGGCCGACCTGTCCCCGAACACCGCCCGGAAATACCTCGACCAGCTCGTCGAGGCGGGCGTCCTCGAAACGATCGACGCCGGTCGCGAGACGCGCTACGCGCCGGATCGAAAGCGCCAGTACCTCGATCAGCTCCGGGAGTTGATCGAGACGTACGCGAAGGACGACCTCGCGAACGAACTCGACGCGATCAGAGGCGACGTCGACGACTTCCGGCGGACGTACGACGTCGAAACGCCGGACGAGCTGCGCGCGAGCGTCGGTGCCGACGGCGTCGACGCGCCCGATCGCGAGCAACGCATTCGCGACGCCGAAGACTGGGCGTACTTCGAACAGCGCGCGACCATGCTCCAGGAGGCGATCACTCTCTACGACTCGCTCGACGCGGCCGGTCGCGACCGCCCGGGCGTCTCAGTATAG